In Suricata suricatta isolate VVHF042 chromosome 14, meerkat_22Aug2017_6uvM2_HiC, whole genome shotgun sequence, one DNA window encodes the following:
- the LOC115277864 gene encoding 40S ribosomal protein S11-like, with protein sequence MTEIYPIWSWAAEKMADIQTERAYQKQPTIFQNKRVLLGETGKEKLPRYYENIGLGFKTPKEAIEGTYIDKKCPFTGNVSIRGRILSGMVTKMKMQRTIVIRRDYLHYIRKYNRFEKCHKNMSVHLSPCFRDVQIGDIVTVGECRPLSKTVRFNVLKVTKAAGTKKQFQKF encoded by the coding sequence gcgGCCGAGAAGATGGCGGACATTCAGACCGAGCGTGCCTACCAAAAGCAGCCAACCATCTTTCAAAACAAGAGGGTTCTGCTTGGAGAAACTGGCAAGGAGAAGCTCCCGCGATACTACGAAAACATCGGTCTGGGCTTCAAGACGCCCAAGGAGGCCATCGAGGGCACCTATATTGACAAGAAATGCCCCTTTACTGGTAACGTCTCCATCCGAGGGCGGATTCTGTCTGGCATGGTGACCAAGATGAAGATGCAGAGGACCATTGTCATCCGCCGAGACTACCTCCACTACATCCGAAAGTACAACCGCTTCGAGAAATGCCACAAGAACATGTCCGTGCACCTGTCCCCCTGCTTCAGGGATGTCCAGATCGGCGACATCGTCACAGTGGGCGAGTGCCGGCCCTTGAGCAAGACTGTGCGCTTCAACGTGCTCAAAGTCACAAAGGCCGCTGGCACCAAGAAGCAGTTCCAGAAGTTCTGA